From the genome of Triticum aestivum cultivar Chinese Spring chromosome 3B, IWGSC CS RefSeq v2.1, whole genome shotgun sequence, one region includes:
- the LOC123066729 gene encoding uncharacterized protein produces the protein MASQVIEVNRNDAEVYHGAALCADKAVELLAETNMPLGLLPLADIEEVGYNRSTGFVWLRQKKALTHTFKQIGRLVSYATEVMAFVEDRKMKRITGVKSKELLIWVTVCDMYIDKNDHSKISFKTPTGLGRTFPVSAYGKEDDNKHDVAK, from the coding sequence ATGGCGTCACAGGTGATCGAGGTGAACAGAAATGACGCGGAGGTGTACCACGGCGCGGCACTGTGCGCCGACAAGGCGGTGGAGCTGCTGGCCGAGACCAACATGCCGCTGGGTCTGCTGCCGCTGGCGGACATCGAGGAGGTCGGCTACAACCGCTCCACGGGCTTCGTGTGGCTGCGTCAGAAGAAGGCGCTCACACACACCTTCAAGCAGATCGGCAGGCTGGTCTCGTATGCCACCGAGGTGATGGCCTTTGTCGAAGACCGCAAGATGAAGCGCATCACGGGGGTTAAGAGCAAGGAGCTCCTCATCTGGGTCACCGTCTGCGACATGTACATCGACAAGAACGACCACTCAAAGATCAGTTTCAAGACGCCCACCGGACTGGGAAGGACCTTCCCTGTCTCCGCCTACGGAAAGGAGGACGACAACAAGCACGACGTGGCCAAATAA